From one Rosa rugosa chromosome 4, drRosRugo1.1, whole genome shotgun sequence genomic stretch:
- the LOC133706544 gene encoding MICOS complex subunit MIC10-like, which yields MADNREILPPQYDVNAKWDACIDLTVRRFVYSTLGGAVGGLLLFRSPVTRWAAVAFGAGLGIGSAYTDCSRLFEGSPATAKLASHKIVETPAPQDGQD from the exons ATGGCCGATAACCGAGAAATCCTGCCGCCGCAGTACGACGTCAACGCCAAATGGGACGCCTGTATCGATCTCACCGTCCGTCGCTTCGTCTACTCTACCCTCGGCGGAGCCGTCGGCGGTCTTCTTCTCTTCA GGAGTCCTGTGACTCGCTGGGCTGCTGTAGCCTTTGGTGCTGGATTGGGCATTGGATCTGCATACACAGATTGTTCTCGTTTATTTGAGGGATCTCCTGCAACTGCAAAGTTGGCATCTCATAAGATTGTTGAGACTCCTGCTCCTCAG GATGGACAGGATTGA